The following coding sequences lie in one Miscanthus floridulus cultivar M001 chromosome 9, ASM1932011v1, whole genome shotgun sequence genomic window:
- the LOC136479568 gene encoding protein GRIP-like, whose protein sequence is MEESTSPYAGVGSDARLASMVDGSAAVPEATTGTTGSLGAEAGVAGDTPESRAKKHAVSEEKIALPEEITQTTEQRPQLIKRMEPLAKENDKLKEVMKLMERNIQRAQRERDLAESNAQDLEYQKGILFEQLTAMSEQLQGKSEQLANASAQLEQKSDQLISVSEQKIEQDAELGQLRQAFEQLQEEKAKETRRADKLGEELNDYRRRVKAQFDVLVQEARIQREKFNAVVAGVKPVLDCVNLEASPQPNDRPPHSNTVIERCKGAWENFKSFNRDAVVTKDGNGHRMPACPWAWNPMGKDTGTTSCPRAWAQAPS, encoded by the exons atggaggagtcaacCAGCCCTTATGCTGGAGTTGGCAGTGATGCACGGTTGGCGTCGATGGTGGACGGGTCGGCAGCAGTGCCTGAGGCAACGACAGGAACTACTGGGTCTCTAGGAGCAGAGGCTGGAGTTGCTGGCGACACGCCAGAATCTAGAGCAAAGAAGCATGCGGTGTCGGAGGAGAAGATAGCACTCCCTGAG GAGATAACTCAGACTACCGAGCAGCGGCcccagctgatcaagaggatggagcccctcgccaaaGAGAATGATAAACTCAAAGAGGTGATGAAGctgatggagagaaacatccaaagggcccagcgtgagcgagaccttgctgagtccaacgcacaggacctagaataccagaaagGGATCCTGTTCGAGCAGCTGACGGCTATGTCTGAGCAGTTGCAGGGCAAGTCCGAGCAACTGGCGAATGCTTCTGCGCAACTAGAGCAGAAATCTGACCAGCTCATAAGCGTATCCGAGCAGAAGATAG agcaagatgcggagctcggccagctacgccaagcctttgagcaactccaagaggagaaggcgaaggagacaaggcgagcagacaaactgggcGAGGAGCTCAATG actaccgtcgGAGAGTAAAGGCAcaatttgatgtgctggtgcaggaagccagGATCCAAAGGGAGAAGTTCAACGCTGTAGTCGCTGGAGTcaaaccggtgctcgactgcgtcaACCTAGAGGCGTCTCCTCAGCCCAATGACAGACCGCCACATTCGAACACCGTCATCGAGAGGTGCAAGggggcatgggagaacttcaagagcttcaaccgcgacgccgttgttactaaagatggcaacggtcATAGAATGCCCGCATGCCCGTGGGCATGGAACCCGATGGGCAAGGATACAGGCACCACTTCTTGCCCGCGGGCATGGGCGCAGGCACCATCCTGA